TTTAAAATTCACAAGCGTTTACAGAAATTTCAATATGTATctattttttggtaattaatAAGGtggattatttatttatataaaatcatGAGTACATCAGAATTGACTACTTTACTACTAGCTAGGAGTGACAATTGGGCATGTTGGATCAAATTTGGACGGGTCATAATTGGTTAAGATAACAAACGGATCAAAACCAAATTCAATCCAAATTTGCTTGGGTCAAAATGGGTCATAGAATGGGTCAAGcccaattcaatccaatttttactaagttcaattgttttatttgttcttttaaaatattttagcgtctaataaaattatttttttctttatggctatatataacataacaaaatttaaaataaatttcttaaagaTATTTTGACAAGATTTCCCATGAGTCAATCTGATTACATATCAACTCAATTTTTAATGGATTGAAATGAGTTAAGCTAATAAATGGACAGATTAATAATCCATCCAAACTTAAAGGGGTTGGACGGATTGAAGGGGTCGGGTTGCACTAGTAGAAGTTTTGGCCCAATAGGGAAAGTACTTAATAAATTACATAATGGCTTAATACGCCTAAAAAAAAGAACATTAGCAGCCCAGATCCAATTTGTTCTCTGAAACAGGTCCAGTGTTTCACACACCACTTCCATATTCTATTGTGATTCAGGTCAGTATTACCTTCTAATATAGATGAGCAATTCTTATCTGTTTTCCAATTCAAAATGTGTACTCGAGATTGAGCACATATAAAAACAATGTTGTACGTGTTATCATTTAACAAAATCTTTAAATGTAATTGTGTTCCTTATGTAACAATTGCCTTACAACTTGAATATGAAGAGGAAAGGACGTGGTTGTGCATTAGGCGTGCCAACTCACATATGGAAAGTCAAAATTATGCCAGTGTAAACATGTGTAAGTacattttatcaaaaaaatggtAAACGAATATAAGATAGTCTTTTGTGAAATCTGACAGATTGGCCAAGTGACCTAAGTGTCATATTTTGCTCAAATATCCTCCAAAAATTTCATGTACATGTTGAAAATATCATCTTCTCAATCTTACTGATCCCCATTCCTTATTCTTGTTTTTTAGATAAAAGAGTGAAATATCAAAAAATGACATTGTATATGGCCTTAGGATTTGAATGAGTGATTTGAACTCAAAAACTTCAGACTTGCTGTATTTTCAAACTTTCCCTCCCCAACTCTGAGAAATCTCAATTACTTATAAACTGATGTGTCATATACACCTTTCTATTTGTTGTTCGTTCTTCTGTTTTGTTGTATGTGCAATATTGCGTGAAAGAAAACTTGGAGACTCTCTAATAAACAACTTTTGAGATGGAATGTTAAAAataaacttatttttaaggTATCACTGTATTGATAAACTGTTATGTGAATCAACAACTTATGGGAGCTGAATTGAGTTCCACCCACAGGTATTTCCAATCAGCTAATTAATGTAAGTCAAATTTGTGACCAAATCAGCAATAAAACACCAACATGCTCTTCAAAAAACAAGCagaaaacttcaaaaattcaagatgTGGCAAAATCTATTCTGAAACACATAAACAACTGAAAAACAAAGGTAATTCCAGTGAGCTTCGTGATTTCTGATTTCTAGCAAGTTCAGTTCCGTATCTTTTCTGAATTATATGAGTACCTATTAATTTTCATATGCAAACAATTGTGCATTGGTAATTGGTCGTGCTTTTATATCTTATATTAATGATGACTACTTTTAGAAATTGATCCCCAAGGTATTCTTGGATTAGAAAAAGTCTGTAGTCTCAAAATATTTCTCTTTTGAACACATGTGGCGTGCTTAAATCTGATCCGAGATTAGCAGCAAGTGGTCAGATTGAGAATTAAAGTTCTGATGGCGACAATTAATGGAAGTGTTATAGCTGAGTATCATAGTTTTTGTAAACTATACAAAGTTTTAAATCAATTTGGTAGTAGCAATGTGTGATACTAAAAGGAACTCAATGAGAATAGAAGGCCGCTATGTGTGTAAAATTCTCAAAGGTCATTAATGCATTTGTATTTTGTGTCTGACATTTATCTTCTATGTTACTAAAAAAATCTCCACCTTTTGAGTTAGTTTTTGTGAGTTAGTTATGTTGAAtatttatcttttaaatatGATATTAGAACTATACCAACATGTCCATGTTGTAGGGTGTCTTCATAGATTTTGAGAGTGTCATGTCGTCTACAAATGATAGATAATAATATCATTTAAACTTTTGTtgtttatttaataatttagaATGCTAAGACTAAGTTCATACTTGCTTCACATGATGACAATTCTATTTTCCGCTAATGCACTATGTATGATGGTATCAACAGGTCCTTAATAACAAAAGTTGGTTAGAAGCACCTTTTTCTACTGAATCTAGCTACAATTGTACGCGTTTCAATTTAGAAGATTTCAACAAAAACTACTTGACTGAACTGTAATACTAAGCTTAAATGTAAGAGTACAATGTCTgtattcaattatatttttctataactTTTGTGACTGGTACGACTAAACACTATTCAAAACACTAAAACAGTACAAAATATAAATGTTGGGCCCGTGCTAGCATGGGCCATAACTATCTAGTATTCTAATATATATGATGTGCATATTTTAAGGTCTTATCAAGAGAAAAATACGTGATTCGAGAAAAATATCTACACATTTTGAAGGTGAAGTTCAAATCTCGCACAGTGCACTAAAATATActacattaaaaaataaaatagaatacaATATTTTCTATTCGTTTAGGCTCCAAACTCCTAATTGAATTAAGAGtctgtttggatggacttattttaagccgtttataagttgaaaactacttatttataagttaaaaaaatatgtaagcgcaacccaacttattttttttgacttataaattgtttttaacttataaggtgcttaaaataagtccatccaaacaaattcaattattcattaagcttattttaagcacaaaatgactttaagttggtcagtcaaacactcaaaaagctgaaaacaattTATAAGTAGCTTATAAATCAATCCAAACGGGGGTCTAAGTTGTTTTACATAAAaagaattgtttctctagaataACACCACTAAATATTTGCAAATTCATCCAGTAATATCCATATAACTTCATAACTGCCCCCTCATAAAATTAAAGTAGCATTTCTGCCCCTCAAATTTACAGCTTTCTCATAGGGCACTCACAAATTAAGCAACGCGTCCTCAGCGATTCAAGCCTGCTAAAAATATGAACCCTTCCCTTCGCCGGAGCAGACAATTCTCCGGTCACAGACGCCGCCGGCAAACTATTTCCACAATCCCCAACGTCAACAACCAAGAAAACGACAAAAACTTCATATCAACTCTAAACGAAATCGTCCGGAGCAAACGGAGCTGGAATATATCACTGAACAGCACCATTTCCACTAGACTGAAAACCCATCACGTCGAGCAAATTCTCCTTCAAACGCTTGATGATTCTAGGTTGGCGTTAcggttcttcaattttcttggcCTTCACAAGAACTTTTATCATTCAACGGCGTCGTTTTGCATTCTAATACATTCCCTTGTTCAGTCTAATCTTTATTGGCCTGCTACTTCACTTTTGCAGACCTTATTGCAAAGGAAAGTGAACCCAAGTTTTGTTTTTGACAATTTGTTAGAtgtgtataaaagattcaatTTTGGTCACACTTTGGGTTTTGATTTGCTAACCCAAAATTATGTTCAGGATAGGAGAGTAATGGATTCTGTGTTAATTGTTAGGCTTATGATGGAGCATTCATTAGTACCAGAATTAAGGACTTTAAGCACTGTGTTTAATGGGTTGATTCGAATAAGacggtttgatttggttttgcaATTGTTTGATAATGCAGTAAATTCGAGTGTTAAGCCTGATGAGTATATTTATACAGCTGTGCTTAAAAGTTTGTGTGAGTTGAAAGATTTTGAAAAGGCTAAGGAAATGATGAATTGGGTTGAAAGAAATGGGAGTAAATTGAGTATCATTTTATACAACATATTGATTCATGGGCTCTGTAAGGGCGGAAGAGTTTGGGAAGCTGTTGAAATTAAAAGGTTGTTGGGTAGCAAAGGATTGAATGCTGATATCATCACATATTGTTCTTTGATTTTGGGGTTGTGTAAAGTGAACGAATTTCAGCTTGCTCGAAGCTTAGTGGATGAGATGCTGGGGCTGTGTTTGGTCCCCCGTGAGGCTATAGTGTCGAGTGTTGTTGACGGATTGAGGAGAGAGGGTGATTGTGTAGCTGCTTATAGATTGGTTGATATGACGGGGAAAGTTGGAGTTGTGCCcaatttatttgtttataaTGCATTGCTTAATTCTTTGTGTAAAGATGGGAAGTTGGATGAAGCAGAGTCTCTTTTTGATAGAATGGAGGATAAAGGGTTGTGCCCAAATAGTGTAACTTATTCCATCATGATTGACTCTTTCTGCAAACAAGGGAGACTAGATGCTGCAGTTCTTTTTTATAATAGAATGCTTGATAATGAGGTAGAATTAATCATATACCCTTACAATTCTCTCATCAATGGCTATTGCAAGGCTGGGAAATGTAGTGCGGCGGAATCTATCTTAAATGAGATGATTGATAAAGGATTGACCCCAACTGTTGTAACCTATACATCATTGATAGATGGTTACTGCAAGGAAAGAGAGGTGCAGAAGGCCTTTAGGCTTTACCATGAGATGACCAGCAAAGGAATATCACCTAATACTTTCACTTTCACTGCACTAATCTCTGGTTTTTGCCGTGCACACATGATGGTGGAAGCAAGTAAGTTATTTGATGAGATGGTGAAAATGAATGTAACTCCTAATGAGGTTACTTATAATGTCTTGATTGAAGGACATTGTAAAGATGGGAACACTGTCAGGGCTTTTGAATTGCTGGATGAAATGGTGAAGAAGGGTCTCGTTCCTGACACATATACCTACAGATCTCTGATAGCTGGACTTTGTGCAAAAGGTCGAGTATCTGAAGCAAAAGAGTTTGTTGATGACCTTCAGAAACATCGTCATTATCTGAATGAAATGTGTTTCTCTGCTCTCTTACATGGTTATTGTAAGGAAGGAAGATTAAAGGAAGCATTAACCACTACTGATGAGATGGCAGAAAAAGGAATAAACATGGACCTTGTGTGCTACGGTGTACTTATAGATGGAACTCTAAAgcatcatgatttgaaatatttattaaatataatgaAGGAGATGCACAACCGAGGAATGAAGCCTGACGAAGTAATCTACACTAGCATGCTCGATGCATATGGAAAAGTTGGAGATCTTAAAAAAGCTTTTAAATGCTGGGATATAATGGTCAGTGAAGGATGCCTCCCAAATATGGTGACGTACACTGTGATGATAAATAACTTATGCAAGGCTGGATTAGTAGATAAAGCAGAGATATTCTACAAGGAAATGTTAGCTAAAGGGTTGACACCTAACCAGTTCACATATAGTTGTTTCCTTGATTATCTCACAGGTGAAGGGTACATGGTAGAAGCTAAGCAGCTTCATGATGCAATGCTTAAAGGGTACCTTGCAAATACTGTGACATACAATATTATTATACGGGGTTTATGCAGATTAGACCAAATTCAGAAAGCGATGGATATTTTGCTTGAAATGAAGGACAATGGTATCTCCCCAGATTGCGTAAGTTACTCAACTATCATTTATGAATTCTGTAGGAGGGGTGATCTGTTAGGAGCAAAAGGCTTGTGGGAATCCATGTTGACTAATGGTCTGAAGCCTGATGCAGTGGCTTATAACCTTTTCATTTATGGTTGCTGCATCGCTGGAGAAATGTCCAAGGCATTTGAATTGCGTGATGAGATGATAAGAAGTGGTCTGAAGGTGACTCATGCAACATATGTTTCTTTAGTCCATGGAACGTGaaaaatgagttattccaccagATCTGCTAGCGCCGCTGCAAGGATCATTTACTATGATCAAGTAGTGACTATCAAAATTCAGGATATTTGTACAGGACGTTATCTTGTCAACCTTTACTCTAAAATGCCTCATCCATGAATAGTTCAACGTCCTGCCTTTTTATATGAGGACATAAACTAAGAGTTGCGCACCTTTAGAACTTCAAGGGAGGTAGTTtgacaatttctttttcttttcttttcctgtATATATAAATCCAATTGTGTAACATAGGAAGTATTGGGTGGAACTATAACAATCTTCAAGGTCTGGATAATGAACACCCATACTTGTGCTGCTTGTATTGTCTATGATTTCATAAAGACCCTGATATTGTTCTTCCTACTTCCTGTTGCTTGTTCaattataactttaaaacttGTTTTCTACTCAAATCAAGTTTTTCATTTATCTCCAGCTGATCTTCATGAATTGACTGTTTTTCCTTCTCTTATAAAGCATAGTATTTGGAATACATCAGAGGGTCTCCATGTTACTTGGAGAGATGTtgcaaaataatttccaatATTTACTTTTACATCTTAGTTGAATGTTTTATTTGTGAGTGGTTTCAGGAGAGGCCATGCATGTGTATCTCCGTTTGTTTGTATTTTCTGTAACTACCATGAGTTATCATTATTGTTTGCACTATTAATAGCGATAATATACTTTGTTTTTTGTACTTTCAGAACTTTATTCATAGACATCTGTTAATATGCTGTTGATGTTGAAATTTGCAAGCTGGTATCCTAATCAGGTCCGAAAAGAGTGTCCAGATGCTTCAAATTTCAGGAGTTGCTCTTGTTCCACATTGcaaaaattccttcttttttctGTGGACTCTTTTTGTACGCTGCTAGGAGTCCCATTATAAGACATGTCATGCAGTCTGTTACTCACAATACTCAAACCGATCAGGCAGTGTACTCGTTCTGTTAACTTACTTATACAGGTGTAGGAGCTACATTTGTTCAAAACTATCAATAGACCAATTCACAATATCACTGAAGATGTCACTGTGTTCCAACTTGAATCCTTTTACAGGTTGTGAAATGTTAGCTGTCACTCACTCATCTACacttaatttgacttgaatgctgtaaaaagggtcaaatctggtaACCATTCAAACATGACCATGACAGAGTAGGGTCTCCATGTTCTGTGCTATTAAAGGAGAATAACATTCACATGTCTTAGAGCTTATCTGAGTGTTTGTGTATTATATAAAGGATATAACACCATTTATGTGGTATCGTGGATATGGCCTCGTGATTCCATAAACTTGATGATCCAACAAACATTTTTGAAACCCCTTGGGGGTTGGCCTTCTGGGTTGAGCTCGTCGCGTGGGGATTGTCTAATGCGATTTACCTTTCCCATGTGATTTGCGAGCTATTACACATGAGTAGGGTTTACCTGTGCGTATCTAAAGAGTAGCAGCTGCAGGTTCCCCCGTCATCAAAGTATATAGAATTTATGTCCGAAGCAATTGGACTAATTAGATTTTAGTTTTTGTTCCTTGTCAAGAGGTTTCAAATTGGTGGTGTACCTTAAGTTTTTATTTTGTGCTTTCTTTGTCTAACTTAATTTGTTATGTTGTTTTTGTCATTGGCAGACATTTTAATtggtatttcttttttattttggagaCATTTTATCTACAGATATGAGACaaaatgaaaatcatcaattaaTTCAATCATTCATTTAATAACAAGGGAAAAACTATTTCAGTTGATCAAAATTTTTTTCTATggttgagtgagttgttgcatgatttcaataattctttgaaaaaatttaaaaagttaatGAGGTTGTTGCAACAAATTATAAAACCCATTACAATAGTTACTTTGATATTTCAGGTTGTTGCATCAATTCAAGCGACTTGTTGTGATAACCTCAACAACTATTTAATTGTTTTTCAACAACTTTACCTTGTTTGATATATCAAACGACTTCTTATGTCTACGTTGTTTACAcatgattaaaattaaaattatatatatttatatagagaGAGATGTTGAACAGACCTTGTAACGATCCGATCTGTCGTAAATTTCGATTAAAAAGAAACCACAAGAATTTGGCTTGAATAGGTCCCACCACCCCGCCAGAGAGGGATGGTCCCGCCCCAACGGCGCCGCCAAAGCGGGAGGTCGtgggacagaacttaagtcacgaatttcttattttctccaCTTCTCCCCAGTGTGAGTTAGAGGCGAGGGTTTCTGCAAAACCCTCCAAAAAGGTtgctcttgaatgaagaagaggaGGGAAGAAAATATCAGCTTTTGGAAGGCTTCAACCCAGGGAATTCAATCTGGACTTAactaatttatttgttttggtTGTTCAAAGTTAAATGAATGGtctcatatgtatatataaatgaatATAACGACTCTTGCTTTTGATAAAGTGACATATTAAGTCATTGTTTTATCTTTGTTATTGGAGTTACTATGAACTATTATTGTCACTTTGTTGAAGCCATAAACAATTATTGTTGAAGCTCgaagttttaaaatttgaaaattattttttcgcAAATAAACCCTATTTCGGGTGAGTAttgttataaaag
This region of Solanum dulcamara chromosome 9, daSolDulc1.2, whole genome shotgun sequence genomic DNA includes:
- the LOC129904002 gene encoding putative pentatricopeptide repeat-containing protein At5g59900 encodes the protein MNPSLRRSRQFSGHRRRRQTISTIPNVNNQENDKNFISTLNEIVRSKRSWNISLNSTISTRLKTHHVEQILLQTLDDSRLALRFFNFLGLHKNFYHSTASFCILIHSLVQSNLYWPATSLLQTLLQRKVNPSFVFDNLLDVYKRFNFGHTLGFDLLTQNYVQDRRVMDSVLIVRLMMEHSLVPELRTLSTVFNGLIRIRRFDLVLQLFDNAVNSSVKPDEYIYTAVLKSLCELKDFEKAKEMMNWVERNGSKLSIILYNILIHGLCKGGRVWEAVEIKRLLGSKGLNADIITYCSLILGLCKVNEFQLARSLVDEMLGLCLVPREAIVSSVVDGLRREGDCVAAYRLVDMTGKVGVVPNLFVYNALLNSLCKDGKLDEAESLFDRMEDKGLCPNSVTYSIMIDSFCKQGRLDAAVLFYNRMLDNEVELIIYPYNSLINGYCKAGKCSAAESILNEMIDKGLTPTVVTYTSLIDGYCKEREVQKAFRLYHEMTSKGISPNTFTFTALISGFCRAHMMVEASKLFDEMVKMNVTPNEVTYNVLIEGHCKDGNTVRAFELLDEMVKKGLVPDTYTYRSLIAGLCAKGRVSEAKEFVDDLQKHRHYLNEMCFSALLHGYCKEGRLKEALTTTDEMAEKGINMDLVCYGVLIDGTLKHHDLKYLLNIMKEMHNRGMKPDEVIYTSMLDAYGKVGDLKKAFKCWDIMVSEGCLPNMVTYTVMINNLCKAGLVDKAEIFYKEMLAKGLTPNQFTYSCFLDYLTGEGYMVEAKQLHDAMLKGYLANTVTYNIIIRGLCRLDQIQKAMDILLEMKDNGISPDCVSYSTIIYEFCRRGDLLGAKGLWESMLTNGLKPDAVAYNLFIYGCCIAGEMSKAFELRDEMIRSGLKVTHATYVSLVHGT